One segment of Macrotis lagotis isolate mMagLag1 chromosome 1, bilby.v1.9.chrom.fasta, whole genome shotgun sequence DNA contains the following:
- the LOC141509410 gene encoding olfactory receptor 2AJ1-like, giving the protein MMMTEQKNQTSGREFILSGLLDPNQHGLLFLTLILINFMVTLMGNTVLILLIHLDIRLHTPMYVLLKHLSFTDVLNSSNIVPKVASNYLSGKKSITFAGCGFQVFLHSTFFGTECLILTAMSYDRYVAICHPLHYSILMSHRMSVILAAGCWLGGIINSTFHTTYIMLLPFCGTRVIDHFFCEVPALLKLSCVDTSPYEGVVTGAAVFFLLIPLFTIFASYGQILRTVFHMKSKEAQKKAFSTCSSHLVVIVMFYGSALFIYMRPKSSHTPGQDKVLAISYTIISPMLNPIIYSLRNKDVLCALKKVLGKALSHRNKHFFKN; this is encoded by the coding sequence ATGATGATGACTGAGCAAAAGAACCAGACATCTGGTAGAGAGTTCATCCTATCAGGATTATTGGATCCAAACCAGCATGGATTGTTATTCTTAACACTTATTCTCATCAATTTCATGGTTACACTTATGGGAAACACAGTCTTGATTCTTCTTATCCACCTTGACATCCGGCTCCACACTCCTATGTACGTCCTTCTCAAACATCTGTCCTTTACTGATGTCTTGAACTCCTCAAATATTGTTCCCAAGGTGGCCAGTAACTACCTATCTGGCAAGAAATCTATCACATTTGCAGGTTGTGGGTTCCAGGTCTTCCTCCATTCCACCTTCTTTGGAACAGAATGCCTTATTCTCACAGCCATGTCCTATGACCGCTATGTAGCCATCTGCCACCCCCTGCATTATTCCATCCTCATGAGTCATCGAATGAGTGTCATTCTGGCTGCTGGATGCTGGCTCGGGGGAATCATCAACTCCACATTTCATACAACTTATATAATGCTCCTCCCATTTTGTGGAACAAGGGTTATTGACCACTTTTTCTGTGAAGTCCCAGCCTTACTGAAACTCTCTTGTGTTGATACTTCACCATATGAAGGAGTAGTCACAGGGGCTGctgttttcttcctcttaattCCCCTTTTCACAATCTTTGCCtcttatggtcagattcttcgtACTGTATTTCATATGAAATCTAAAGAGGCCCAGAAAAAAGCCTTCTCTACTTGTTCCTCTCACCTGGTTGTGATTGTCATGTTCtatggttctgctctcttcatatACATGAGACCCAAGTCCTCTCATACTCCAGGTCAAGACAAAGTCTTAGCTATCTCATATACCATTATTTCTCCCATGCTCAATCCTATCATCTACAGCCTCAGAAATAAAGATGTCTTATGTGCCCTGAAGAAGGTTTTAGGCAAAGCACTTAGTcacagaaataaacatttttttaaaaattag